One genomic segment of Gemmatimonadales bacterium includes these proteins:
- a CDS encoding PTS sugar transporter subunit IIA gives MLLREFFAEDAIKLALGGTTKDDILKELVQLLQLDDKSQGLLFKMLKRRENLGSTGIGRGIAIPHARSLVVNRLRVAFGRKAEGIDYKAIDDQPAQFFFMIVAPPLEVSNQYLPVLGKIAQFAKEEDVPKRLLEISTPGEFLKLIEEKGL, from the coding sequence ATGCTCCTCCGCGAATTCTTCGCCGAAGACGCCATCAAGCTGGCGCTCGGCGGCACGACCAAGGACGACATCCTCAAGGAGCTCGTCCAGCTCCTTCAACTCGACGACAAGTCGCAGGGCCTGCTCTTCAAGATGCTGAAGCGGCGCGAAAACCTCGGCTCCACGGGCATCGGCCGCGGCATCGCCATCCCGCACGCCCGTTCCCTGGTCGTCAACCGGCTCCGCGTCGCCTTCGGCCGGAAGGCGGAGGGAATCGACTACAAGGCCATCGACGACCAGCCGGCGCAGTTTTTCTTCATGATCGTCGCGCCGCCGCTGGAAGTGTCGAACCAGTACCTGCCGGTGCTCGGCAAGATCGCCCAGTTCGCGAAGGAAGAGGATGTGCCGAAGCGGTTGCTGGAGATCAGTACGCCGGGGGAGTTCCTGAAGCTGATCGAGGAGAAGGGACTATAG
- the dusB gene encoding tRNA dihydrouridine synthase DusB, whose amino-acid sequence MRFPYSTGHEFPLFLAPMAGVSEAPFRLLCRRFGADVVVSEFLSSEGLRRKNERTLEMAWFDAEERPIGIQIFGAEPAAMAEAAALVTEIFHPEFVDINFGCPVKKVVKRNGGSGCLKDLTLVESIVRAVGDATLLPVTVKIRSGWDETSRDPVGIALLCQDAGARALTLHARTRTQMFSGDARWEEIAAVVEALDIPVIGNGDVTTAEDVVRMRETTGCAGVMIARGSFGNPWIFGQARALLEGLPKPPDPSPEERFETALRHARLTLAVEGDTPKAAVEFRKHLGWYTRGLPGSAELRAKLHQVGSLAEVENLFADYLGCQAVLAAV is encoded by the coding sequence GTGAGGTTCCCCTACTCGACGGGACACGAGTTCCCGCTGTTCCTCGCCCCCATGGCGGGGGTTTCCGAGGCGCCGTTCCGGCTGCTATGCCGGCGATTCGGCGCGGACGTCGTGGTGTCCGAGTTCCTGTCTTCTGAGGGACTGCGCCGGAAGAACGAGCGCACCCTTGAGATGGCTTGGTTCGACGCCGAAGAGCGGCCGATAGGCATCCAGATCTTCGGCGCCGAGCCCGCGGCGATGGCGGAGGCTGCGGCGCTCGTCACCGAGATCTTCCACCCGGAGTTCGTGGACATCAACTTCGGGTGCCCGGTCAAGAAGGTGGTGAAGCGGAACGGTGGGTCGGGGTGCCTCAAGGACCTGACGCTGGTAGAGAGCATCGTTCGCGCGGTCGGGGATGCAACGCTGCTCCCCGTCACCGTCAAGATCCGCTCCGGGTGGGACGAGACGTCGCGCGACCCGGTGGGGATCGCGCTCCTCTGCCAGGACGCCGGCGCGCGCGCCCTCACGCTGCACGCCCGGACGCGCACCCAGATGTTCTCCGGTGATGCGCGGTGGGAAGAGATCGCCGCGGTCGTGGAGGCGCTCGACATCCCCGTCATCGGGAACGGCGATGTCACGACGGCGGAGGACGTGGTGCGGATGCGCGAGACCACCGGCTGCGCCGGAGTTATGATCGCGCGCGGGAGCTTCGGCAACCCCTGGATCTTCGGGCAGGCGCGGGCCCTCCTCGAGGGCCTGCCGAAGCCGCCCGACCCGAGCCCGGAGGAGCGCTTTGAGACGGCGCTGCGGCACGCGCGGCTCACGCTCGCGGTCGAAGGCGACACCCCGAAGGCGGCGGTCGAGTTCCGCAAGCACCTGGGCTGGTACACGCGCGGGCTGCCGGGCAGCGCCGAGCTGCGGGCCAAGCTCCACCAGGTGGGGTCCCTCGCGGAAGTGGAAAATCTCTTCGCGGACTATCTCGGCTGTCAGGCGGTCCTCGCCGCCGTGTGA